A genomic window from Cricetulus griseus strain 17A/GY chromosome 4, alternate assembly CriGri-PICRH-1.0, whole genome shotgun sequence includes:
- the LOC100771334 gene encoding olfactory receptor 143-like — protein MPPMKQMATENESSVSEFILMGLTDQPELQLPLFSLFFVNFTAILVGNLSLMSLIILNSHLHTPMYFFLFNLSFIDFCYSFVFTPKMLMSFVSEKNIIPFTGCMTQLFFFCFFAHSESYVLTVMAYDRYVAICKPLLYKAIMLPRICCLLMFGSYLIGFSSAIVLTGLMIRLNFCNNNIIDHYMCDIFPVLRISCSNTYVNELVSTAVVGTAIILCSLIILVSYAMILFNIINMSSGKGWSKALGTCGSHIITVSFFYGSGLLAYVKPSSVETVGQGKFFSVFYTFLVPMLNPLIYSLRNKDVKLAVKKTWKQLTS, from the coding sequence ATGCCACCCATGAAGCAAATGGCTACAGAAAATGAGTCTTCAGTGTCTGAGTTTATTCTTATGGGACTAACAGACCAACCTGAACTCCAGTTGCCCCTGTTTTCCctgttctttgtgaattttacaGCCATATTGGTGGGTAATTTGAGCCTAATGAGTCTTATCATCCTGAATTCACACCTTCACACTCCCAtgtactttttccttttcaatctGTCCTTCATTGACTTttgttattcatttgttttcacCCCCAAAATGCTAATGAGTTTTGTTTCAGAGAAGAATATAATCCCTTTTACAGGATGCATGACTCagctgtttttcttctgcttttttgcCCATTCGGAGAGTTATGTGCTGACAGTCATGGCCTATGATCGCTATGTAGCCATTTGTAAGCCTTTATTGTACAAGGCTATCATGTTACCTAGGATCTGTTGTCTGCTGATGTTTGGTTCATATTTGATAGGGTTTTCTAGTGCCATAGTCCTCACAGGCTTAATGATTAGGCTTAACTTTTGTAATAACAACATCATTGATCACTACATGTGTGACATCTTCCCTGTCCTTCGGATCTCTTGCAGTAACACTTATGTCAATGAGCTTGTGAGTACTGCTGTGGTGGGTACAGCTATCATATTATGTAGCCTCATTATCTTAGTATCATATGCTATGATCCTTTTCAATATCATTAATATGTCATCAGGTAAGGGTTGGTCCAAAGCCTTGGGCACTTGTGGGTCTCACATCATCACTGTTAGTTTCTTCTATGGATCTGGACTGCTTGCATATGTCAAGCCTTCATCTGTGGAGACTGTGGGACAGGGaaaatttttctctgtattttacaCTTTTTTGGTGCCCATGTTGAATCCTCTCATTTACAGTCTCAGAAACAAGGATGTCAAACTTGCTGTGAagaaaacctggaagcaactcaCAAGCTAA